A genome region from Anolis carolinensis isolate JA03-04 chromosome 6, rAnoCar3.1.pri, whole genome shotgun sequence includes the following:
- the asb16 gene encoding ankyrin repeat and SOCS box protein 16: MSKETFAFTSSTLRSLRLQREWLDWEDRRRAASRQSASRRYQPVARTLLSLPKPTRRPQYCRDPAVHNALYTGDLARIRSIFKDEATANLTVETLSEELVWSPEQGLWVLTPQKKHTSPLRITAARGYQDCVKHLLLQGAEVDAVVGGKAALHDSCANHRAECSRLLLSYSANPNILSEEGLAPLHLCTTQETLPCAHLLLEYGALVNQITRDRRVSPLHVAAKHGLDDHIQLYLCYGANINHRNREGETALNAACASADRPEEAGRYYRVVKRLLESGADVQVAGRKNHTPLHNACSNCHFRIVELLLQQGAEVNVSNCAGYTPVDCALQAVEDYLDGEPERVVALLLNHGAAPINPKMLKFCALSPLTMEIILNSYDRILSCDSWFESVSPEVWQEHQLFYDSAIGLVNQPRPLQHLARCAVRKQLGKRCHHGIAQLQLPSSLQDYLYLPLEGYLK, from the exons ATGTCAAAAGAAACATTTGCATTCACCTCTTCTACGCTACGCTCCCTGCGTTTGCAACGGGAGTGGCTTGATTGGGAAGACCGGCGGAGGGCTGCATCTCGCCAGTCTGCCAGTCGAAGGTACCAGCCAGTTGCCAGGActctcctttccctccccaaGCCCACCCGGCGGCCTCAGTACTGCCGGGATCCTGCTGTCCACAATGCTTTGTACACGGGAGACTTGGCAAGAATCCGAAGCATTTTTAAGGACGAAGCCACCGCCAACTTGACTGTTGAGACCCTCAGCGAGGAACTGGTGTGGTCACCTGAACAGG GGCTGTGGGTGCTGACCCCCCAGAAGAAGCACACCTCTCCATTGCGCATCACTGCGGCCAGGGGCTACCAGGACTGCGTCAAGCACCTCCTCCTCCAAGGGGCAGAAGTTGATGCTGTTGTGGGTGGAAAAGCTGCCCTTCATGACAGTTGCGCCAACCACCGTGCTGAATGCTCTCGCCTGCTGCTCAGCTACAGTGCAAACCCCAATATTCTTTCAGAGGAGGGTCTAGCTCCACTTCACTTGTGTACCACCCAGGAAACTTTGCC ATGTGCCCACCTGCTACTGGAGTATGGAGCTCTAGTTAACCAGATTACAAGGGATCGCCGTGTCTCTCCATTGCATGTGGCTGCTAAGCACGGTCTAGATGACCACATACAGCTCTACCTTTGCTATGGGGCGAACATCAACCACCGAAACCGAGAAGGAGAAACGGCTCTCAATGCAGCCTGTGCCAGTGCAGATAGGCCTGAGGAGGCTGGGCGATACTATCGGGTGGTGAAGCGATTGTTGGAGAGTGGAGCTGATGTCCAAGTAGCTGGCCGAAAGAACCACACACCCCTGCACAACGCCTGCAGCAATTGCCACTTCCGTATCGTGGAACTGCTACTGCAGCAGGGGGCAGAAGTCAATGTTAGCAACTGTGCAGGTTACACACCAGTGGATTGCGCTCTACAAGCAGTGGAGGATTACTTGGATGGGGAGCCGGAGAGGGTTGTAGCCCTTTTGCTTAATCATGGTGCAGCCCCTATCAATCCCAAG ATGCTGAAGTTTTGTGCCTTGTCACCTCTGACTATGGAAATTATATTGAATTCCTATGACCGAATCCTCTCCTGTGATTCCTGGTTTGAGTCTGTGTCTCCTGAAGTGTGGCAA GAGCACCAGCTGTTCTATGACTCGGCCATTGGTCTGGTGAATCAGCCTCGTCCACTACAACATCTGGCCCGCTGTGCTGTCCgaaaacaactgggaaaaagaTGCCACCACGGCATTGCTCAATTGCAATTGCCCTCTTCTCTGCAAGACTACCTGTATCTCCCACTTGAGGGCTATCTCAAATGA